ATAATAATGCCAATTTAAAAGAGTTTTAATATTCGTTACTAATATGGAAgttataaataactttaaaagaattttattgtttattacaaaaacttaaactgattatttattaacaaactTACAATGTATTTAcaatatcttgaaaaattaattttgtatgtCATAAAAtaccataaaataaatacaattttgctgaataattaaatattttctatctCTCATTTTCAGCATCTTctttattagaaataattggAGGCTGTAAATTTACCAAAACACAACAAGTGTGCAAAATATCGTCTATGCAATGAAACAAGTGCTGAGGAATTTTATGCAATATTTGATAAGTCCGTAATCGTTGCATGACTCTTTCAACGTGAATCCTAACTCTTGCTACACTGTATGTTTGTTGAGTTTCTTCTgttgaaaattcattttttttctcaaggaAAGGCGGCATAACCATTTGTACTTTTTTACCGCTTGCGTCAATTACTGTTTTTATTTCTGGAAAACCTTTGTCAGCCAAAACAATGTCACCGTCTTCTAATAGATCTAACAGCCCTGACTCAATTGTAAGTTGAGAATCCGATTTCCGTCCTCCAGCTACGTCAGATCTTAAGGAAATAAAACCTCCAGGAGTTATACCAATTAGAACTTTGGCCGTGAAGTTCCTTTTGTATTGGGAGTATGTAAAAACACGATTGTCGACACTTTTAGGGATATCAATTCGAAATTCTGTGCAATCAATTATAACTCTGGTGTTACTGTAATCAGGTAGAAAGCAGTCAGGCATAGTTTCTTGTACAGCGTCAATATCTGGCCAAAATACTAAATTTCTGGTTGCACTAGCCAGTAGTTGCaaagtttcataaaaaattgtagaaatTGTTGTTCTGTGAACACTGAACAGTGCACCAAGTGCTGAAAATGTTAATCcagttttcattttcattaaaaaaattaatagtcgACCTTTCTTCGGTACAATGTACTTTTTTCGCGTAGACATTCTTGTCAAcaagaaatcaaaattatcgAATGATACCCCTGCCAGATCAATGATTTCTTGATCCTTTGTCACCGATATGAATCCATTAAAATGTTTACCATCCGCTTGACTTTCTTTTTCAACAAACGTTTTTTCAGGAGTACCACATTCTTTGtcctcaaattttttattaccaatATGACTTTTTATCGACCTAGTATCTTCAACGATTTCCGTCTGAGTTTCAGCATGACATAAATCGTCTTTGATATAACGATTGCAAGTAAACGTTTGAGAATTAATATCAGAGTTCGAGTAAAAATCAACTTGACACTCTTGGTCAACTTTTAAAGACACTACTGGAGGATTTTCAATCAACACTTCTACCGATTCTATAACATTGAACTCAGCATTTGATGTTGAAGGTAATTTTGCTTTCATCCGCCGATTCATTACTCGCTTGTAtctgaaaatatgaaattatcATTGCTAAGTCGTTCATATTGATTAAGTTTTACCAAATAATTCTTACCTGTCTAACGCAGAGGATTCATTTACTTTTGAAGACTTGTAAATTGAAGGAAATATAGTTGGAATGTAGCCAGGACTTAGCTCCTCTTCTGATTTTTTACCTCCAATAAAATGATCACTACAAATACAATCGTATGGCTTGGGAACCCACTGCGATCCATCAGCGCTAAAAAATCACGTGTTTACAAAATGGTAGAACAGTATgtgaaatctttttttttttatttatttaaatttaagcatttattatatataagatttttttcatcacagAATCCCTACacaattattaacttttactaAACTTAAACATTTTGGAAAGGTTTGCAATTCTttgaattattgttattgataaaattaaggTTATAGTACTACTTACTTCAGCCTTTTAACTGCAGCTATCCACTGATTCCgttgatttattttccattGAGCAGtcggaaatttataaaatttgcacTTACTCTTTCTGCTggtatttttacaatttacaacACAACAACTTTGgtgtctcattttttttttaatttatataattaaaacaaaataaataattttacgtGTACTTGCTTAGAATTTTAGTAATAACAGCCTCCCGTGATGCTGAAAGTTACCACTGCGAACGCTTCGGTCGATTTAAGTTCCCCTACCATGGCTTCACTCACAGCGAATACTATAGTACGTGACTTGAGAAGGATTAATTTTGTTCGAGACTGTACTTTCAGAAAACTTAACAAGTTTTTACTAgtgatttaatgaaatttagctTACCGAAATAATCTTTTATGCATTaaataactatattattatcaaatacaAAGAGTCAGTCAACGCTctttgtatttgactcgcgcgtacaggaccattctctgtatttgactcgtccttgtccataagagctgtgtaaaatcgtcaaatacagaggaagaatgtggtcaaatacagagagcggtcaaatacagagaggtccaatacagagagcgtcgactgtaaagcaccctaatataaatataaatacatacatatataaataacttttgaaccatatgcattttctgaatccgcttgatgagctgagtcgaaatatagcaaaatttttcaaaagttccgatatatattcttattatagataattaaatatatttaaaaataatttagggatatcaatatttagacccctgtcaataattggggcttttactttagtcgatttataataagtaatgatctactgaaaaaaattatcattttaaacagtaaaatcgtgatttaaatgatcactttataatatttatcattttaaatgctagaatttattatttacgtggcgaaaatactatttcaaacagtaatattcgctatgtgaatgtcgaaatgttaaaagataataattaaa
This genomic interval from Cotesia glomerata isolate CgM1 linkage group LG1, MPM_Cglom_v2.3, whole genome shotgun sequence contains the following:
- the LOC123275391 gene encoding uncharacterized protein LOC123275391; this encodes MRHQSCCVVNCKNTSRKSKCKFYKFPTAQWKINQRNQWIAAVKRLNADGSQWVPKPYDCICSDHFIGGKKSEEELSPGYIPTIFPSIYKSSKVNESSALDRYKRVMNRRMKAKLPSTSNAEFNVIESVEVLIENPPVVSLKVDQECQVDFYSNSDINSQTFTCNRYIKDDLCHAETQTEIVEDTRSIKSHIGNKKFEDKECGTPEKTFVEKESQADGKHFNGFISVTKDQEIIDLAGVSFDNFDFLLTRMSTRKKYIVPKKGRLLIFLMKMKTGLTFSALGALFSVHRTTISTIFYETLQLLASATRNLVFWPDIDAVQETMPDCFLPDYSNTRVIIDCTEFRIDIPKSVDNRVFTYSQYKRNFTAKVLIGITPGGFISLRSDVAGGRKSDSQLTIESGLLDLLEDGDIVLADKGFPEIKTVIDASGKKVQMVMPPFLEKKNEFSTEETQQTYSVARVRIHVERVMQRLRTYQILHKIPQHLFHCIDDILHTCCVLVNLQPPIISNKEDAENER